A stretch of the Saprospiraceae bacterium genome encodes the following:
- the dprA gene encoding DNA-protecting protein DprA, producing MHNDELLYAVALTKIDKVGAVTAKNLISYCGSPQAVLKEKKQHLLRIPQIGEGIAQAIQDPTIFSKAEEELRFTEQEQIQVIYYQDGLYPARLKNYQDSPLILYYKGTSDLNQEKIIAVVGTRKVTEYGKKLIQQLIEGIRDLNILVVSGLAYGVDSLAHKKCVEEHIETIGILGHGLDRMYPEVNTQLAKQMQRHGGVLTEFGMNTKPDRENFPKRNRIVAGMSDAVLVIETLREGGSMITASYANQYNKDVFAFPGKTSDVYSSGCNFLIKNHQAQLIESAEDLILNMRWDVAAKSPKGIQQSLFVELDASEKQLIEILQNNSAVSIDYFYQNTEFSPSQLASVLLNLEFKGLVQLEPGKKYSLVN from the coding sequence ATGCACAATGACGAATTGCTCTATGCAGTAGCACTGACAAAAATTGATAAAGTTGGAGCGGTAACCGCAAAAAATCTGATCAGTTATTGCGGCAGCCCGCAAGCTGTTTTAAAAGAAAAGAAACAACATCTTTTGCGGATCCCGCAAATAGGAGAGGGCATTGCTCAGGCAATTCAGGATCCTACTATTTTTTCTAAAGCAGAAGAGGAGTTGCGTTTTACTGAGCAAGAACAGATTCAGGTAATTTATTATCAGGATGGGCTGTATCCTGCGCGTTTGAAAAATTATCAGGATAGTCCCTTGATCTTATATTATAAGGGAACCTCGGATTTAAATCAGGAAAAAATAATAGCGGTCGTTGGAACCCGGAAGGTTACGGAGTATGGAAAAAAGTTGATTCAACAATTGATTGAAGGCATCCGCGATTTAAACATATTGGTTGTAAGCGGATTGGCTTATGGGGTCGATAGCCTGGCACATAAAAAATGTGTAGAAGAGCATATAGAAACCATTGGCATCCTTGGTCATGGATTGGATCGAATGTATCCGGAAGTGAATACCCAATTAGCCAAACAGATGCAAAGGCATGGCGGTGTTTTGACAGAGTTTGGAATGAACACCAAACCGGATCGGGAAAATTTTCCAAAAAGAAACCGAATCGTTGCCGGTATGAGTGATGCTGTTTTAGTAATTGAAACCTTGCGGGAGGGAGGAAGCATGATTACAGCATCGTATGCCAATCAATACAATAAAGATGTATTTGCATTCCCCGGTAAAACTTCGGATGTCTACAGCAGTGGATGTAATTTTTTAATTAAAAATCATCAGGCCCAACTGATTGAATCCGCTGAAGATTTGATTCTTAACATGCGTTGGGATGTGGCTGCTAAATCACCAAAAGGCATTCAGCAATCCTTGTTTGTTGAATTGGATGCCTCCGAAAAACAATTAATAGAAATTTTACAGAATAATAGTGCAGTTTCTATCGATTATTTTTATCAAAATACGGAATTTAGCCCCAGCCAATTGGCAAGTGTATTGCTGAACCTGGAGTTTAAAGGATTAGTACAACTTGAACCTGGAAAAAAATATTCACTCGTTAATTAA
- a CDS encoding alkaline phosphatase: MIGDGMGLSQITAGLYSNNNFLELERCTHIGLHKSHSADDLITDSAAGATAFSIGMKSNNKYLGLDSLGIPHQTILEYLSKKNYKTGLLVTSTIVHATPAAFYAHQKSRNDYEKIAVDLMATDVDLLIGGGKKYFNRRTTDSINLIEVLKNRDYLVQDYFDQDLNTWQFPLGQKLAFFTADGDPEKQSKGRNYLPQATAKSIAFLNQPSSKGFFLMVEGSQIDWGGHDNDANYIISEMLDFDKAVKEALDFAAADQNTLVVITADHETGGFAIIGGEKFGALKTGFTTEHHTPDLIPVFAFGPGAELFSGIYENTEIYKKMMRLMGKE; the protein is encoded by the coding sequence ATGATTGGAGATGGCATGGGATTGAGTCAGATTACAGCTGGTTTGTATTCAAACAACAATTTCCTCGAGCTCGAACGCTGCACCCACATTGGATTGCATAAAAGTCATTCTGCGGATGATTTAATTACCGATTCTGCAGCTGGAGCGACCGCATTTTCAATTGGTATGAAATCAAATAATAAGTATTTGGGATTGGACTCCTTGGGAATTCCTCACCAAACAATTTTAGAATATTTATCCAAGAAGAACTATAAAACCGGATTGTTGGTAACTTCAACCATTGTGCATGCAACTCCAGCTGCATTTTATGCCCACCAAAAATCACGAAATGACTACGAAAAAATTGCAGTTGATTTAATGGCAACGGATGTTGATTTATTGATTGGTGGTGGTAAGAAGTATTTTAACCGTCGTACAACGGACAGTATAAATTTAATTGAAGTATTAAAAAACCGGGACTATCTGGTTCAGGATTATTTTGATCAGGATTTAAATACCTGGCAATTTCCTTTAGGACAAAAATTGGCATTTTTTACAGCGGATGGCGATCCGGAAAAACAATCTAAAGGCCGAAACTATTTGCCTCAGGCAACCGCAAAGTCAATTGCATTTTTAAATCAACCATCAAGCAAAGGATTTTTTCTGATGGTGGAAGGTTCGCAAATAGATTGGGGAGGACATGACAACGATGCAAATTATATCATATCGGAAATGCTTGACTTTGACAAAGCCGTTAAAGAAGCATTGGATTTTGCAGCAGCAGACCAAAATACCCTGGTGGTTATAACCGCTGATCATGAGACAGGTGGATTTGCAATTATTGGTGGTGAAAAATTTGGAGCACTAAAAACTGGTTTTACAACCGAACATCATACGCCAGATTTGATTCCGGTTTTTGCCTTTGGACCCGGAGCAGAATTGTTTTCAGGAATTTATGAGAATACCGAGATCTATAAAAAAATGATGCGATTGATGGGGAAGGAATAG
- a CDS encoding T9SS type A sorting domain-containing protein, which translates to MQPITTFGFGLRKLRPSGYLLPIHWMSLCFILLLGNATNFLSAQCQLACKGKVNVSIGFGCEAEITPQMLLTGGVDGCPNARFRVDVLGYDRKPIPTSPYVTGDYLKQELIAMVYDSNSKNSCWSKIYVEDKFGPYIECRMDTVYCNDTLAFSTPVYYDNCDPYPTISLLTEEVENIDCDPYLLKKLTRYWQGVDNLGNKGKICTSMFWLKRIPIDSVSYPKNFNKATDCILECNGVYEKDANGHPHPNVTGVPNVHGLSLWPSYLFFCNLSTNYEDQVIVDLPCKRKILRLWKVVEWWCGTAVVHTHPQTIEILDTKPPVLHCPYDFTVTTAGGYTCEANVWMPEIAVHDSCQNHVTVDIYYPGGILHNSNGGYIKLLPGINKVVYVASDSCYNSDSCEVYVTVYDKTPPVAVCQQNTVVTLTRDDIVAVPASVFDDGSYDDCHIDSLLARRMDNGDACNIRDTFFRPYVEFCCEDAGKEVMVIFRVVDKSGNHNDCMVRVEIQDKTPPVIKCPHDYSVTCSKHNDTINLKRFGEATYYDNCVVHMHEYVDSFLNQCGLGYIERVFVVRDNMNRYDSCRQRITVYDDDPFDGGDIIWPYDYHVNSCGGDLDPKNLPDTFGYPIFIDNDCSLIGTSYEDHQFNYVQDTAVCFKILRKWKVIDWCQCYYDTQLGQTVCPSWHHEQIIKVSNKNPPKILDDCDTVRVCITNQNCLKERVTLSHEAKDECTPDDRLFSSFKLDLYNNGLFDSTYAVIGNKISFDGELPIGEHRFLWIFDDLCGNREICTQIVQVRNCKPPTAYCLIGININIMAIDTNGDGRLEGMIDVWANDVDKGSYQYCGNPVTLSFFPDTTIKSIRYTCDSLGMHKVNLWVTDQITGLQDYCTTTITIQDNNKVCGNRPTLNANLAGLIVTPFDQPVSEVTLKVDGPQGILQKEFNGSFEFTNLRIGDDYRVTALVDKNYLDGVSTMDIVKIQRHILGTEIFPSPWHLLAADVNGDHRVTAADIAAVRKLILGVDGKYKSNLSWMFLDANYQFPDPNDPWIENLPAEYNIISLAGPMMYADFRGIKVGDVSQTTWNGLHHAETRSLKNLELELGEPVNKHLVPIFAKEAMRLSGMQFTLKFNSSQLNITGIKPGKIAIMDPNIGWAYIDKSYILVSWNADQDVEISKGDLLFYIETDQDLTEQIVSSIEFNSDVINAEAYTDQDEILGIQISKNEFNPDEDIIIGEPVPNPFAQLTTLKFYLKERTDIQYSISDLNGKLIYRKKESYQEGQNTLTIKKEVLSGPGVYLLKMEAGEYTKSIKLVLFDN; encoded by the coding sequence ATGCAACCGATAACTACATTTGGTTTCGGATTAAGAAAACTACGCCCTTCGGGGTACCTCCTTCCTATTCATTGGATGTCACTTTGTTTCATCCTATTGTTAGGAAATGCTACGAACTTTCTCTCAGCACAATGTCAATTGGCTTGCAAGGGAAAAGTCAATGTTTCGATTGGCTTTGGTTGCGAGGCTGAAATCACTCCTCAAATGTTATTGACAGGTGGAGTCGATGGCTGTCCGAATGCCCGTTTTAGGGTAGATGTATTGGGTTATGACCGCAAACCCATACCGACAAGTCCGTATGTAACCGGTGATTATCTAAAACAAGAACTCATCGCAATGGTATATGATTCCAACAGTAAAAATTCGTGTTGGAGTAAAATTTATGTTGAAGATAAATTCGGTCCTTACATCGAATGTAGAATGGACACCGTTTATTGCAACGATACCCTTGCATTTTCAACACCGGTATATTATGATAATTGCGATCCTTATCCAACGATTAGTTTATTAACCGAAGAAGTTGAAAATATTGATTGTGATCCTTACCTGTTAAAAAAATTAACCCGCTATTGGCAAGGGGTAGACAATCTTGGTAATAAAGGAAAAATTTGTACTTCCATGTTTTGGTTGAAACGAATACCCATTGATTCAGTTTCCTATCCAAAAAATTTTAACAAAGCAACGGATTGCATTTTAGAGTGCAACGGTGTTTATGAAAAAGATGCCAATGGCCATCCGCATCCTAATGTAACTGGTGTACCCAATGTACACGGACTTTCTCTGTGGCCATCTTATTTGTTTTTTTGTAACCTCTCTACGAATTATGAGGATCAAGTTATAGTGGATCTTCCTTGTAAAAGGAAAATACTGAGATTGTGGAAAGTTGTGGAATGGTGGTGTGGCACGGCTGTCGTACACACCCATCCACAAACCATTGAAATTTTAGATACCAAACCTCCGGTATTGCATTGTCCTTATGATTTTACTGTAACCACTGCCGGTGGTTATACTTGTGAAGCCAATGTGTGGATGCCTGAAATTGCTGTACACGATAGTTGTCAAAATCATGTCACTGTAGATATCTATTATCCTGGTGGAATTTTACATAATTCCAATGGGGGTTATATTAAATTATTACCTGGAATCAACAAAGTGGTCTATGTAGCCAGCGACAGTTGTTATAATTCGGACAGCTGCGAAGTCTATGTAACCGTTTATGATAAAACACCTCCTGTGGCTGTTTGTCAGCAAAACACCGTAGTTACATTGACCCGGGATGATATTGTTGCAGTTCCGGCTAGCGTTTTTGATGATGGTTCGTATGACGATTGTCATATCGACAGTTTATTAGCCAGAAGAATGGATAATGGAGATGCTTGTAATATTAGGGATACATTTTTCAGACCCTATGTAGAGTTTTGTTGTGAAGATGCGGGTAAAGAAGTCATGGTCATATTCCGTGTTGTTGATAAATCCGGTAATCACAATGATTGTATGGTGCGCGTTGAAATACAAGATAAAACACCACCTGTCATTAAATGTCCGCATGATTACAGTGTGACGTGTTCAAAACACAATGATACCATTAATTTAAAACGTTTTGGTGAAGCAACTTACTATGATAATTGTGTAGTCCACATGCATGAATACGTAGATTCATTTTTAAATCAATGCGGTTTGGGCTATATCGAACGGGTATTCGTGGTTCGCGATAATATGAATCGCTACGATAGTTGCCGTCAGCGTATCACAGTCTATGATGATGATCCTTTCGATGGAGGCGATATTATCTGGCCTTATGATTACCATGTAAATTCATGTGGTGGTGATTTGGATCCAAAAAATTTACCGGACACCTTTGGTTATCCTATTTTCATCGACAATGATTGTTCTTTAATTGGAACAAGTTATGAAGATCACCAATTTAATTATGTACAGGATACCGCAGTTTGTTTTAAAATTTTAAGAAAATGGAAAGTCATTGACTGGTGTCAATGCTATTATGATACCCAATTAGGTCAAACAGTTTGTCCGAGTTGGCATCATGAACAAATTATCAAAGTGAGTAACAAGAATCCACCAAAAATATTGGATGACTGCGATACCGTTCGGGTGTGTATAACAAATCAAAATTGTTTGAAAGAGCGTGTTACTCTGAGTCATGAAGCGAAGGATGAGTGTACTCCGGATGATCGATTGTTCAGTTCATTTAAATTGGATTTATACAACAATGGTTTGTTTGACAGTACCTATGCCGTTATAGGAAATAAAATTTCATTTGATGGAGAGTTACCTATTGGGGAACATCGCTTCTTGTGGATTTTTGATGATCTGTGTGGCAATCGTGAAATTTGTACACAAATTGTTCAGGTTAGAAATTGTAAACCTCCTACCGCGTATTGCTTAATTGGTATTAATATCAATATCATGGCAATTGATACCAACGGTGACGGTCGGTTGGAAGGCATGATTGATGTTTGGGCCAATGATGTTGATAAAGGAAGTTACCAGTATTGCGGGAATCCGGTGACGCTGTCATTTTTTCCTGATACGACTATTAAGTCGATCCGATATACTTGCGACAGTCTGGGAATGCATAAAGTAAATTTATGGGTAACTGATCAAATAACTGGTTTGCAGGATTATTGTACGACTACGATTACAATACAAGATAATAATAAAGTGTGCGGAAACAGACCCACATTAAATGCAAACCTTGCAGGATTAATTGTTACTCCTTTTGATCAACCGGTCAGTGAAGTAACCCTCAAGGTAGATGGTCCACAGGGTATCTTGCAAAAAGAATTTAATGGAAGTTTTGAATTTACGAATCTCCGGATTGGAGATGATTATAGAGTGACAGCATTGGTTGATAAAAATTACCTCGATGGGGTAAGTACGATGGATATTGTAAAAATTCAACGACATATATTGGGCACCGAAATATTTCCATCACCCTGGCATTTATTGGCAGCAGATGTCAATGGAGACCATAGAGTAACTGCGGCAGATATTGCTGCTGTAAGAAAATTAATCTTGGGTGTCGATGGAAAATACAAGAGCAATTTATCCTGGATGTTTTTAGACGCAAACTATCAGTTTCCTGATCCTAATGATCCATGGATAGAGAATCTGCCGGCTGAATATAATATAATCAGTTTAGCAGGACCGATGATGTATGCTGATTTCAGAGGAATCAAAGTAGGGGACGTGAGTCAAACAACCTGGAATGGTTTACACCATGCAGAGACCCGCAGTTTGAAAAATTTGGAATTGGAACTGGGCGAACCGGTCAACAAGCATCTTGTGCCAATATTTGCCAAAGAGGCTATGCGATTAAGTGGCATGCAGTTTACCTTGAAATTTAATTCAAGTCAATTAAACATTACAGGAATTAAACCCGGTAAAATTGCAATCATGGATCCAAATATCGGCTGGGCATACATTGACAAATCGTATATTCTCGTTTCATGGAATGCAGATCAGGATGTTGAAATTAGCAAAGGGGATCTGTTATTTTATATAGAAACGGATCAGGATCTTACCGAACAAATTGTTTCGTCTATTGAATTTAATTCTGATGTAATCAATGCAGAAGCATATACAGATCAGGATGAAATTTTGGGTATCCAAATAAGCAAGAACGAATTCAATCCAGATGAAGACATTATAATTGGCGAACCAGTGCCCAATCCATTTGCACAACTCACGACGCTCAAATTTTATTTGAAAGAGCGTACAGATATTCAATACAGTATTTCGGATTTAAACGGAAAATTAATCTATCGTAAAAAAGAAAGCTACCAAGAGGGACAGAATACTTTGACTATTAAAAAAGAAGTCTTGTCCGGACCTGGAGTTTATTTACTGAAGATGGAAGCTGGGGAATACACTAAAAGTATCAAACTCGTGCTGTTTGACAACTAG
- a CDS encoding four helix bundle protein → MRDYTKLRAFILSDDLVREVYTLTKRFPKEEIFGLTSQIRRSVIAVPSNIVEGSYRDSQKEYNRFLEIAFSSLKEAHYQIGLAVKLNFLTKKELDLCESKFIETEKVLAGLIRKLKTL, encoded by the coding sequence ATGAGAGATTACACTAAGTTGCGTGCATTTATTTTATCAGATGATCTTGTAAGGGAAGTTTATACCCTAACCAAGAGGTTTCCAAAAGAGGAAATTTTTGGTCTTACTTCGCAAATTCGAAGATCTGTAATAGCAGTTCCATCTAATATTGTTGAAGGGAGTTATCGTGACAGCCAGAAAGAATATAACCGCTTTTTGGAAATAGCTTTTTCTTCTCTTAAAGAAGCTCACTATCAAATAGGGCTAGCGGTAAAATTGAATTTCTTAACAAAAAAGGAGCTGGATTTATGTGAATCGAAATTTATTGAAACTGAAAAAGTTTTAGCGGGCTTAATACGAAAACTTAAAACACTCTAG
- a CDS encoding four helix bundle protein: MEIAFSSLKEVHYQIGLVVKLYFLTKKELDLCESKFIETEKVLAGLIRKLKTL; encoded by the coding sequence TTGGAAATAGCTTTTTCTTCTCTTAAAGAAGTCCACTATCAAATAGGGCTAGTGGTAAAATTGTATTTCTTAACAAAAAAGGAGTTGGATTTATGTGAATCGAAATTTATTGAAACTGAAAAAGTTTTAGCGGGCTTAATACGAAAACTTAAAACACTCTAG
- a CDS encoding four helix bundle protein, translating into MLFIYLQSDSQKEYNRFLEIAFSSLKEAHYQIGLAVKLNFLTKKELDLCESKFIETEKVLAGLIRKLKTSRGKSGNEIELAQQPNSPTV; encoded by the coding sequence TTGTTATTTATTTACCTACAGAGTGACAGCCAGAAAGAATATAACCGCTTTTTGGAAATAGCTTTTTCTTCTCTTAAAGAAGCCCACTATCAAATAGGGCTAGCGGTAAAATTGAATTTCTTAACAAAAAAGGAGCTGGATTTATGTGAATCGAAATTTATTGAAACTGAAAAAGTTTTAGCGGGCTTAATACGAAAACTTAAAACCTCTAGAGGAAAATCAGGTAATGAAATTGAACTTGCCCAACAGCCCAATAGCCCAACAGTCTAA
- a CDS encoding DUF3127 domain-containing protein, with the protein MSFQISGKLVKKMDAESKTASFTTREFVIVTQEQYPQYVKFQLVQDRCGVIDRFNENDEITVHFDLRGREWQGKYFTNLNAWKVDAAQASGNLAGQELVADKDGPDPFANTSENFDDLPF; encoded by the coding sequence ATGAGTTTTCAAATAAGTGGCAAACTGGTTAAGAAAATGGACGCTGAAAGCAAAACAGCAAGTTTTACGACCAGAGAGTTTGTAATAGTAACCCAGGAGCAATACCCACAGTATGTAAAATTTCAATTGGTACAGGATCGATGCGGTGTAATTGACCGTTTTAATGAAAATGATGAGATCACAGTCCATTTTGATTTACGCGGTAGAGAATGGCAGGGTAAATATTTTACCAATTTAAATGCCTGGAAAGTAGATGCAGCGCAAGCTTCCGGAAATTTGGCCGGACAGGAATTGGTTGCAGATAAAGATGGACCGGATCCTTTTGCAAATACCTCTGAAAATTTTGACGACCTGCCTTTTTAA
- a CDS encoding proline--tRNA ligase, translated as MAKEISTRSADYSQWYNDIVYKSGLADQSAVRGCMVIKPHGYALWENMRDILDRMFKDTGHVNAYFPLFVPKSLFEAEEKNAEGFAKECAIVTHYRLKADPNQKGKLMVDPDAKLDEELVVRPTSEAIIWNTYRDWIQSYRDLPILINQWANVVRWEMRTRPFLRTTEFLWQEGHTAHATAAEAIQEAEQMHEIYTRFAEDYMAIPVIKGYKTANERFAGADETYTIEAMMQDGKALQAGTSHFLGQNFAKAFQVKYLTDQNKEEYVWATSWGVSTRLIGALVMAHSDDDGLILPPKLAPQQVVIVPIPKPSEEIEAQANLLMEAFRAQGIRCFYDKDDKNRPGFKFAQHELKGVPVRIGIGTRDLEQGVMEVARRDTKEKQSIPTNQVVSHVADLLNEIQNNMFQKALAFRNENSHKVDSWDEFVKILEERPGFIYAHWDGTDETENKIKELTKATIRCIPLDAKEETGKCILTGKESKRRVLFAKAY; from the coding sequence ATGGCAAAAGAAATCAGTACAAGAAGCGCGGATTATTCGCAGTGGTACAACGACATCGTTTACAAATCCGGATTGGCAGACCAATCAGCCGTCCGGGGTTGCATGGTAATAAAACCGCATGGGTACGCCCTTTGGGAAAACATGCGCGATATTCTCGACCGGATGTTTAAAGACACCGGACATGTAAACGCTTATTTTCCCTTATTCGTTCCTAAAAGTCTGTTTGAAGCAGAAGAAAAAAATGCAGAAGGATTTGCAAAAGAATGTGCCATCGTGACCCATTACCGATTAAAAGCAGATCCAAATCAAAAAGGAAAATTAATGGTGGATCCGGATGCCAAGCTGGATGAAGAATTGGTAGTGCGACCTACTTCTGAAGCAATTATCTGGAATACCTATCGGGATTGGATCCAATCCTATCGCGATTTACCCATCTTAATCAATCAATGGGCCAATGTGGTGCGTTGGGAAATGCGAACCCGTCCATTTCTGCGGACCACCGAATTTTTATGGCAGGAAGGTCATACTGCACACGCCACTGCAGCAGAAGCCATTCAGGAAGCTGAACAAATGCACGAAATTTATACGCGGTTTGCTGAAGATTATATGGCCATTCCGGTAATCAAGGGATATAAAACTGCCAATGAACGATTTGCCGGTGCAGATGAAACCTACACCATTGAAGCCATGATGCAAGATGGTAAAGCCTTACAAGCAGGGACTTCTCATTTTCTCGGTCAGAATTTTGCAAAAGCATTCCAAGTGAAATACCTGACTGATCAAAATAAAGAAGAATATGTGTGGGCTACTTCCTGGGGTGTCAGTACGCGCTTAATTGGTGCATTGGTGATGGCTCATTCAGATGATGATGGATTGATTCTTCCACCAAAGCTTGCGCCGCAACAAGTAGTAATCGTACCTATACCAAAACCCAGTGAAGAAATTGAAGCGCAAGCAAATTTATTGATGGAAGCTTTTCGCGCACAAGGCATCCGCTGTTTTTATGATAAGGATGATAAAAATCGTCCGGGATTTAAATTTGCACAACATGAATTGAAAGGAGTTCCAGTGCGGATTGGAATTGGTACCCGTGATCTTGAACAAGGAGTCATGGAAGTTGCCCGAAGAGATACCAAAGAAAAACAAAGCATTCCAACGAATCAAGTCGTAAGTCACGTTGCAGATTTGTTGAATGAGATCCAAAACAATATGTTTCAAAAAGCTTTAGCTTTTAGGAATGAAAATTCTCATAAAGTAGATAGCTGGGATGAATTTGTAAAAATTCTGGAAGAGCGTCCGGGTTTCATTTATGCACACTGGGACGGTACCGATGAAACCGAAAATAAAATCAAGGAATTAACCAAAGCTACGATTCGTTGCATTCCATTGGATGCAAAAGAAGAAACCGGAAAATGTATTTTAACTGGAAAAGAATCTAAAAGAAGGGTGCTGTTTGCGAAAGCGTATTGA